A stretch of Ischnura elegans chromosome 4, ioIscEleg1.1, whole genome shotgun sequence DNA encodes these proteins:
- the LOC124156864 gene encoding uncharacterized protein LOC124156864, with product MVTSLKNESKTEIMEGRSGKQSDDHQVSSNDSILATNISAGNGTYEESKMRLFAELERLKDVPNIEDEEFYDPFEDVADALWESTTEEFISTERKVGSKPKTIPDTPQMTEKRAKDKATPGVHVEQPSNRQGNTEQRVRIRGAINNPVVDRPRRGRANEKFSVCWDRVLSFVCDWKFYIFLSVVALSTRWH from the exons ATGGTGACTTCGTTGAAAAATGAATCTAAGACGGAAATAATGGAAGGAAGGAGCGGCAAACAGTCAGATGACCATCAGGTGAGTTCCAATGACTCAATCCTCGCCACGAACATTTCGGCTGGGAATGGAACGTACGAAGAGAGCAAAATGAGGCTGTTTGCGGAACTGGAAAGGCTTAAAGATGTACCCAACATCGAAGACGAAGAATTCTACGACCCCTTTGAGGACGTAGCTGACGCTCTGTGGGAGAGTACGACCGAAGAGTTTATATCAACAGAGAGGAAAGTTGGCTCAAAACCTAAGACAATTCCGGATACTCCCCAAATGACGGAGAAGAGAGCCAAAGATAAAG CGACACCTGGCGTTCACGTCGAACAACCTTCGAATCGTCAAGGAAACACTGAGCAGCGTGTGCGCATCAGAGGAGCTATCAATAACCCAGTAGTTGACCGTCCAAGAAGAGGAAGAgccaatgaaaaattttctgtatgttgGGATCGGGTTCTATCTTTCGTCTGTGACTGGAAATTTTATATCTTCCTATCTGTGGTTGCATTATCCACTAGATGGCATTAG